Proteins found in one Zea mays cultivar B73 chromosome 1, Zm-B73-REFERENCE-NAM-5.0, whole genome shotgun sequence genomic segment:
- the LOC103631679 gene encoding uncharacterized protein, producing the protein MDATDPLCAISSTARLLPRTLGPAPAIGPSPSKARDALLEAIALARSLKGSEELVKQATMVPKEHGDIQALYHDDGVKGRPPANGSKEQQGRRPALDRKRARFAMKDTGSKPVPVVDQSKLSNISDPITFFMTLDRLEEAEEEIKRLNGEAEKRTLNFDPVDEPIRQPGLRGRKSVRSFKVIEDVGTQDPIEAPASQTATMTGSQLSQDVMHAVAGKNGRSVSSRSSEAISEKEVSLAEKDGRDDLTYILTSIQDLDESEEEEFIRKTLGIKETRKERVGLRNSILGVRSLRSNTEQKGSMKVHPPESHLPQTRQDRISELEKHLFPGGAANAKCTDDESKGSPDIVMGEPSLVHYSSDVLMTDENFTASDVDRETPNLGARAADPVLDPEPNLPDHAYERQPGGSSLGLYRDTEVGVAKENETCSRSIISVEVLVTKLIFHLLLIHY; encoded by the exons ATGGACGCTACCGACCCCCTCTGCGCCATCTCCTCGACTGCGCGACTCCTTCCGCGGACCCTTGGCCCCGCCCCCGCCATCGGGCCTTCCCCCTCGAAGGCCCGCGACGCGCTCCTCGAGGCCATCGCACTCGCCCGGTCTCTG AAAGGGTCTGAGGAGCTGGTTAAGCAGGCTACAATGGTGCCGAAGGAACACGGGGACATCCAGGCTCTCTACCATGATGATGGAGTGAAAGGCAGGCCTCCTGCAAATGGCAGCAAAGAGCAACAGGGAAGAAGGCCAGCACTGGATCGTAAACGGGCTCGGTTTGCTATGAAGGACACTGGAAG CAAACCGGTGCCTGTTGTGGATCAATCTAAGTTATCAAATATTTCAGATCCAATCACATTCTTCATGACCTTGGATCGGCTTGAAG AAGCCGAGGAGGAGATCAAACGGCTAAACGGAGAGGCAGAAAAACGCACATTGAATTTTGATCCTGTAGATGAACCCATTAGACAGCCTGGTTTACGTGG GAGAAAATCAGTCCGCAGTTTCAAGGTAATTGAGGATGTTGGTACTCAAGATCCCATTGAGGCACCGGCTTCCCAAACAGCAACTATGACAGGATCTCAGTTGTCACAGGATGTTATGCATGCTGTTGCGGGCAAAAATGGACGATCTGTTTCCTCAAGATCTAGTGAAGCTATTTCAGAGAAAGAAG TTTCATTAGCTGAGAAGGATGGCCGTGACGATTTGACTTATATACTGACCTCAATCCAAGATTTAGATGAATCTGAAGAGGAAGAGTTTATCCGGAAGACCTTAGGGATTAAAgaaacaaggaaggaaagagttggtCTTCGTAACTCCATTCTTGGAGTTAGGTCCCTAAGAAGCAATACTGAACAAAAAGGTTCAATGAAGGTCCACCCTCCAGAAAGTCATTTGCCTCAGACTCGCCAAGATCGAATTTCAGAGTTAGAGAAACATTTGTTTCCTGGAGGTGCAGCAAATGCTAAATGCACAGATGATGAATCTAAAGGGTCACCAGATATTGTGATGGGTGAACCATCATTGGTGCATTATTCTTCTGATGTTCTGATGACTGATGAGAACTTTACTGCAAGTGACGTTGACAGGGAGACCCCAAATCTGGGTGCCAGAGCAGCAGACCCTGTTCTTGATCCTGAACCAAACTTGCCTGATCATGCATATGAAAGGCAACCTGGAGGTTCCTCACTTGGTTTGTACAGAGACACAGAAGTTGGAGTTGCCAAAGAAAATGAGACATGTAGCAGGAGCATTATATCTGTGGAGGTGCTTGTTACTAAACTCATTTTTCACCTTTTACTTATTCATTACTGA